A stretch of the Duncaniella dubosii genome encodes the following:
- the mfd gene encoding transcription-repair coupling factor — protein MTIQQLSDEFMTSRRRDALKKALGGEAAIISVYNLAGSSPAMMLGALPKCKMPTVVVGDSLDDAGYIYHDLTRLVGESGVLMFPSGYKRDIKYGQIDAPSQILRTEALNLWHSDRAPLYVVTYPEALAEKVARREIIDKHTLHLRKDSEADLIETIKWLRKNGFIEVDYVYEPGQFAARGSILDIFGYSHELPFRIDFFGDEIDSIRTFNIETQLSESKIDEVAITSGVASQSSGESLLEYIDPATLFVVRDAAFTVERIKAIGNEEMSQSAIVAGESDANAMKQVVDGEAFERKFATFSQLRFTAAAQPDPSAKAAIDFKCSPQVIYHKNFELISESFTKFLSEGYRLYILSDSEKQIERLKVIFDDRGDKIDFTPVISTLHEGFTDHSLKICVFTDHQIFDRFHKYTLKSDRARSGKLALSLKELSAIEPGDFIVHVDHGVGKFAGLLRTNVNGKTQEMIKLVYANDDIIFVSIHALHKLAKYRGKEGVAPKINKLGSGAWNKMKERTKSKLKDIARDLIKLYAARKEEKGHAFAPDSYLQQELEASFIYEDTPDQLTATKAVKADMESDKPMDRLICGDVGFGKTEIAIRAAFKAAVDGKQTAVLVPTTVLAYQHYNTFRERLKDLPVRVDYISRARTTKQVKQIVKDLADGKIDILIGTHKLIGKEVKFKDLGLLIVDEEQKFGVAVKEKLKQMKVSVDTLTMSATPIPRTLQFSLMGARDLTSLNTPPANRYPIITSVCAGSDDIIAEAVNFELSRNGQVFMINNRIEGLYELEAQVKRLIPDARTIVAHGQMPPEKLEKAIIDFANHDYDVLIATTIIESGIDMPNVNTIIVNNAQNFGLSELHQLRGRVGRSNRKAFCYLLVPPHIPLSPVARRRLQAIESFSDLGSGIHIAMQDLDIRGAGNLLGAEQSGFIADLGYETYQKILKEAVTELRTEEFSDLEQADRLGDDETTDYVADCVIESDMELLLPADYVPTESERISLYQELDGIERELDLQAFKARLIDRFGTIPAVTAELLRIPRLRRLARRLGIEKVSLKQGKMYTYFVDESNKAYYQSEMFGKMLGYLTAHPRRVQIRERNGKRSFAIADVDTVESAVAILQEIID, from the coding sequence TATTGATGTTCCCGTCAGGCTACAAACGTGATATTAAATACGGACAAATCGATGCTCCATCCCAGATTCTGCGTACGGAAGCCCTTAACCTATGGCATTCCGACCGCGCACCGCTCTATGTCGTCACTTATCCCGAGGCGTTAGCCGAAAAAGTGGCACGTCGTGAAATCATCGACAAACACACACTCCATCTGCGCAAAGATAGCGAAGCCGACCTCATCGAAACCATTAAGTGGCTACGTAAAAACGGATTTATCGAAGTTGATTATGTCTATGAACCCGGACAGTTCGCTGCCAGAGGTTCAATCCTCGATATTTTCGGATATAGCCACGAACTTCCGTTCCGCATTGACTTTTTCGGCGACGAAATAGACTCGATACGCACTTTCAACATCGAAACGCAGCTCTCAGAGTCAAAAATCGATGAGGTTGCCATAACGTCAGGCGTAGCCTCACAGTCGTCAGGAGAATCGCTGCTTGAATATATCGACCCCGCAACGCTGTTTGTCGTTCGCGATGCAGCTTTCACCGTCGAACGCATAAAAGCAATCGGGAATGAAGAAATGTCGCAAAGCGCCATCGTCGCAGGCGAATCTGATGCCAATGCAATGAAACAGGTTGTCGACGGAGAAGCCTTCGAACGTAAATTCGCCACATTCTCCCAACTCCGCTTCACCGCAGCAGCACAGCCTGACCCCTCGGCAAAAGCCGCCATTGATTTCAAATGCTCTCCTCAGGTAATCTATCACAAAAATTTCGAACTGATAAGCGAAAGCTTCACCAAGTTCCTCAGCGAAGGATATCGACTCTATATACTCAGTGACAGCGAAAAACAGATCGAGCGTCTGAAAGTCATATTCGATGACCGTGGCGATAAAATCGACTTCACCCCTGTCATATCCACGCTCCACGAAGGTTTCACAGACCATTCGTTGAAGATATGCGTCTTCACAGACCATCAAATCTTCGACCGCTTCCATAAATATACACTCAAAAGCGACAGAGCCCGCTCCGGAAAACTCGCGCTCTCGCTCAAGGAACTGAGCGCCATCGAGCCGGGCGATTTCATTGTCCATGTCGACCACGGAGTCGGTAAATTCGCAGGTCTCCTCCGCACGAATGTCAACGGTAAGACACAGGAAATGATCAAACTCGTCTATGCCAACGACGACATAATATTCGTCTCGATCCACGCGCTCCATAAGTTGGCCAAATACAGAGGCAAGGAGGGTGTCGCACCAAAAATCAACAAACTCGGTTCTGGGGCATGGAACAAGATGAAGGAGCGCACCAAATCAAAACTAAAAGATATTGCCCGCGACCTAATCAAGCTCTACGCCGCACGTAAAGAGGAAAAAGGCCATGCCTTTGCCCCCGACAGCTATCTGCAACAGGAACTTGAAGCCTCATTTATCTATGAAGATACCCCCGACCAGCTGACGGCGACCAAGGCAGTCAAGGCTGACATGGAAAGTGACAAACCAATGGACCGCCTGATTTGCGGCGATGTAGGTTTTGGAAAAACAGAGATTGCCATCCGCGCAGCATTCAAGGCAGCTGTTGACGGCAAACAGACCGCCGTACTCGTCCCAACCACAGTGCTTGCCTATCAGCATTACAACACATTCCGCGAACGGCTCAAAGACCTGCCGGTCCGTGTTGACTATATTTCACGCGCGCGCACCACAAAACAGGTAAAACAAATTGTCAAGGACCTTGCCGACGGCAAGATAGACATTCTCATAGGCACACACAAACTCATAGGGAAAGAAGTAAAATTCAAGGATCTCGGACTGCTGATCGTGGACGAGGAACAGAAATTCGGTGTTGCCGTCAAGGAAAAACTGAAGCAGATGAAAGTAAGCGTCGACACCCTTACCATGAGTGCGACACCGATACCGCGCACTCTGCAATTCTCTCTAATGGGCGCACGCGACCTCACGTCGCTCAACACTCCTCCGGCCAACCGCTATCCCATCATAACCTCGGTCTGCGCCGGCAGCGACGACATAATAGCCGAAGCCGTCAACTTCGAACTGTCGCGCAACGGTCAGGTCTTCATGATCAACAACCGTATCGAAGGGCTCTACGAACTTGAAGCGCAGGTGAAACGCCTCATTCCGGACGCACGCACAATAGTGGCTCACGGACAGATGCCCCCGGAAAAACTTGAGAAGGCAATCATTGATTTCGCCAATCACGACTATGACGTGCTCATTGCCACGACAATCATCGAGAGCGGCATTGACATGCCCAACGTAAACACAATCATAGTAAACAACGCCCAGAATTTCGGACTCAGCGAACTTCATCAGCTTAGAGGCCGCGTCGGGCGCAGCAATCGCAAAGCCTTCTGTTATCTCCTCGTACCACCCCACATCCCGCTCTCGCCGGTCGCACGCAGACGACTGCAAGCCATCGAGAGCTTCAGCGACCTTGGCAGCGGCATCCACATCGCAATGCAGGACCTCGACATTCGTGGAGCGGGCAACCTTCTCGGCGCAGAGCAGTCGGGCTTCATCGCCGACCTCGGCTATGAGACATATCAGAAAATACTCAAGGAAGCTGTCACCGAACTTCGCACCGAAGAATTCTCCGATCTCGAGCAGGCCGACCGCCTCGGCGACGATGAGACCACCGACTACGTGGCCGACTGTGTAATCGAAAGCGACATGGAGCTTCTTCTGCCGGCCGATTACGTTCCGACCGAAAGCGAACGCATCTCACTCTATCAGGAACTCGACGGAATCGAACGTGAACTCGATCTTCAGGCATTCAAGGCTCGTCTTATCGACCGTTTCGGAACAATTCCGGCAGTCACGGCCGAACTTCTTCGTATTCCCCGTCTCCGGCGACTCGCCCGACGCCTCGGCATCGAAAAAGTATCCCTTAAACAAGGTAAGATGTACACCTATTTCGTTGACGAAAGCAACAAGGCATATTACCAGTCGGAAATGTTCGGCAAAATGCTCGGTTATCTTACCGCTCATCCACGGCGCGTGCAGATACGTGAACGCAACGGAAAACGCTCTTTCGCTATCGCCGATGTCGACACGGTGGAATCAGCCGTAGCCATACTTCAGGAAATCATCGACTGA